In a single window of the Rhodothermales bacterium genome:
- a CDS encoding ABC transporter ATP-binding protein, with product RRQFWDMIYEAAAAGVTVFATTHYMDEAEYCDRVSIMVDGRIEALDTPGALKKTYGAANMNDVFVTLARG from the coding sequence CGCCGGCAGTTCTGGGATATGATTTACGAGGCCGCCGCCGCCGGCGTCACCGTCTTCGCCACCACGCATTACATGGACGAGGCCGAATACTGCGACCGGGTCTCGATCATGGTCGACGGCCGCATCGAGGCGCTCGACACCCCGGGCGCGCTCAAAAAAACATACGGCGCGGCGAACATGAACGACGTCTTTGTCACGCTGGCGCGGGGCTGA